The proteins below come from a single Desulfomonilia bacterium genomic window:
- the secE gene encoding preprotein translocase subunit SecE, which yields MEKLKEFINGITRYLKEVRAELKKVTWTGRKEVATGTVAVFIMCAAVSLILSLLDIGISGLLKLIFGW from the coding sequence ATGGAAAAATTGAAAGAATTCATAAACGGTATAACAAGATATCTCAAGGAAGTCAGAGCCGAACTGAAAAAGGTTACATGGACTGGCAGGAAAGAGGTAGCCACAGGAACGGTAGCCGTATTTATAATGTGTGCAGCTGTTTCTTTAATCCTGTCGCTTCTTGACATTGGGATATCCGGCCTTCTTAAGCTTATTTTTGGATGGTAA
- the tuf gene encoding elongation factor Tu (EF-Tu; promotes GTP-dependent binding of aminoacyl-tRNA to the A-site of ribosomes during protein biosynthesis; when the tRNA anticodon matches the mRNA codon, GTP hydrolysis results; the inactive EF-Tu-GDP leaves the ribosome and release of GDP is promoted by elongation factor Ts; many prokaryotes have two copies of the gene encoding EF-Tu), producing the protein EMVIPGDNITMQVSLIHPIAMEEGLRFAIREGGRTVGAGVIVKVIE; encoded by the coding sequence GAGATGGTGATACCCGGGGACAACATAACGATGCAGGTGAGTCTGATACATCCGATAGCTATGGAGGAAGGACTTCGGTTTGCTATACGAGAGGGTGGAAGGACAGTAGGCGCTGGCGTCATTGTTAAGGTTATCGAGTAA
- the rpmG gene encoding 50S ribosomal protein L33, whose translation MRDSVILACSECKRRNYMTTRNKKKQQEKLQIKKFCPFCRTHSLHKESK comes from the coding sequence ATGAGAGATTCGGTTATTTTGGCATGCTCTGAGTGCAAGCGCCGCAATTATATGACAACAAGAAACAAGAAGAAGCAGCAGGAAAAACTTCAGATAAAGAAATTCTGCCCCTTCTGCCGGACACACTCGCTGCATAAGGAATCAAAGTAG